A single region of the Palaemon carinicauda isolate YSFRI2023 chromosome 17, ASM3689809v2, whole genome shotgun sequence genome encodes:
- the LOC137656758 gene encoding LOW QUALITY PROTEIN: uncharacterized protein (The sequence of the model RefSeq protein was modified relative to this genomic sequence to represent the inferred CDS: deleted 1 base in 1 codon) — MTSRVQESPFRETEWDQRLGKYIDTPRGSLGGWAWLLSPLARNSLAMVSSYRAHSPLDDRPDVNFLEIFRSTSRNEGRSSSRAGSRSGSALELEEGGGGGGGGVDDGGHMRHSRREYRSPDSNTHVVTEKYEYDTGDSSKTSNYQKKVIKSTYSTFNSMSAGSLEDPPHLSKGPESPPQPSPKINTKVISASQKVANRLVDALATIGGEEGYVPTVDSSDTDTLATDTMKTSKTVGSDYSTLGRLRKDINELDSLIVSLDESQQQQNAELRAPVEVLNSAPAEPVEIISEHDVPIMLEASEFPPDDDREEIPSQVVTHDPSVVLTLAAAEAHSHTVKSSTQISTCSHTGTSVQERQMVNRSTAPSTTMANGSLRSTDSSKYDGDDEMIDDSKSGEVRRIVWRNRFEKTYETQDSSKPPVVSIEEEARRRQLLQKHQQITSTNTSTSTLSSPPQRGPVSPRLPQLQCAVYWPGMGVPPNMSPGGQSWKEPIPLPTPPQLSPREPGVAYIYTYGNTGGTGVQPLPPLNYVSVPGPSSVPPSEGAPSPTPSQLQGQPIIYHYSYHYTIQPGQPLPDGAPPPPQGMVMPGSPPALQVAPSSQPQPPQPAQPVTTHLTQTSQPAHPSHPVQPSQPDQHSTVVNYSLHKNSTRTSTSTINSRNTTNVIYPGGYPGGDGPGGPGSPHGPGGPHGPDGPHGPGGPHGPSGPLGPGSPHGPGGPHGPSGPHSPVEPYGSISPKDKDGPESPNYPSKPQGPDYGPGSPNGPTDPGQGHPGSISITINKTTTRTTHTGYPGEPGRPYSPNDGPPVTSTPYPSRGRSVSPERPPVTNAPQHITYVTNIRSSHSDSLERVRRPRNDTLPFPDTSPIKGSNDGKIPRRVDDLMTSFSDSEHYIRRSVNEMTLRKHSPIPRKDEDGPGNGPTPRGPRRDPADEEPLLPQNNQIAVRAEADAKAAAEATQKRELTKNKAGPPVYYPPGHELFHETMHTMTLKESGRRGKAKWRMERASGYKESSSSSETKGGMTMVPVCLPLCCGAACVLM, encoded by the exons ATCTTCCTACAGAGCCCACTCTCCCCTCGACGACAGACCGGATGTCAACTTTTTGGAGATATTCAG GAGCACATCACGAAACGAAGGGCGGAGTTCTTCGCGAGCGGGGTCAAGAAGCGGAAGCGCCCTT GAattggaggaggggggaggaggaggaggaggaggcgtggATGACGGAGGGCACATGAGACACAGCCGGAGAGAATACAGATCACCTGACAGCAACACTCACGTAGTGACTGAGAAGTACGAGTACGATACGGGAGATTCCAGCAAG ACAAGCAACTACCAGAAGAAAGTCATCAAGTCCACCTATTCAACCTTCAATTCCATGAGTGCTGGAAGCCTGGAAGATCCTCCACACCTCTCCAAAGGACCCGAGTCTCCTCCTCAGCCATCCCCAAAAATCAACACTAAAG TGATCTCTGCATCCCAGAAAGTTGCAAACAGACTGGTTGATGCCCTGGCCACCATAG GTGGGGAGGAAGGCTATGTTCCAACTGTTGATTCCAGCGACACAGACACACTGGCCACAGATACCATGAAAACGTCCAAAACAGTCGGATCCGATTACTCCACACTTGGCCGACTGCGGAAGGACATTAACGAGCTCGATTCTCTGATCGTTTCGCTCGATGAGTCCCAGCAGCAGCAAAACGCTGAGCTGCGTGCTCCCGTTGAGGTTCTTAACTCCGCGCCGGCCGAGCCCGTTGAAATTATCTCAGAACACGATGTGCCGATAATGCTAGAAGCCTCTGAGTTCCCTCCAGATGATGACAGAGAAGAAATTCCCAGCCAAGTAGTGACCCATGACCCATCTGTTGTATTGACTCTGGCTGCGGCCGAAGCCCATTCTCATACCGTTAAATCCTCGACTCAAATTTCCACCTGCTCTCACACTGGTACTTCTGTCCAAGAACGTCAAATGGTGAACCGGA GCACAGCTCCATCCACCACTATGGCCAACGGATCCCTCAGATCTACTGATAGCAGTAAATATGA TGGTGACGATGAAATGATTGATGACTCCAAAAGTGGGGAAGTTCGTCGGATTGTTTGGCGCAACAGATTTGAGAAGACTTACGAAACGCAGGATTCTAGCAAGCCACCGGTG gtgagtattgaggaggaagcgagGCGTCGCCAGTTGCTACAGAAGCACCAACAGATCACCTCTACAAATACCTCCACATCTACCTTGTCCTCTCCTCCTCAG CGTGGGCCGGTGTCGCCTCGCCTGCCGCAGCTGCAGTGTGCAGTATATTGGCCTGGCATGGGCGTTCCTCCCAAT ATGTCTCCAGGCGGACAGTCATGGAAAGAACCGATCCCTCTTCCAACTCCACCTCAACTATCTCCCAGGGAACCAGGTGTCGCTTACATCTACACGTACGGAAATACCGGCGGAACGGGTGTTCAGCCTCTGCCTCCGCTCAATTACGTTTCAGTTCCTGGACCATCCTCTGTGCCACCAAGTGAAGGAGCACCTTCGCCAACTCCTTCACAGCTTCAAGGACAGCCAATTATTTACCACTATTCTTATCACTATACTATTCAACCTGGCCAGCCTCTGCCTGATGGCGCTCCTCCACCACCCCAAGGAATGGTCATGCCTGGATCCCCACCAGCTCTTCAGGTAGCACCATCAAGCCAACCCCAACCACCACAACCTGCGCAGCCTGTGACAACACATCTCACCCAGACGAGTCAGCCGGCTCATCCCAGTCACCCGGTTCAACCATCTCAACCTGATCAGCATTCAACTGTAGTTAATTATAGCCTGCACAAAAACTCAACTCGAACAAGCACCTCTACAATCAACAGCAGAAATACAACAAATGTCATATATCCAGGGGGCTATCCAGGAGGGGATGGACCTGGTGGACCAGGTTCTCCACATGGTCCCGGCGGTCCTCATGGTCCTGACGGTCCTCATGGTCCTGGCGGTCCACATGGACCTAGCGGTCCTCTTGGTCCAGGCAGTCCTCATGGTCCAGGCGGTCCTCATGGTCCCAGCGGCCCTCACAGTCCTGTAGAACCATATGGTTCCATCAGTCCCAAGGATAAAGATGGTCCTGAGAGTCCAAACTATCCAAGCAAACCTCAGGGCCCAGATTATGGACCAGGCAGTCCCAATGGACCAACAGATCCTGGGCAAGGCCATCCTGGTAGCATTTCTATTACAATCAATAAAACGACAACGCGAACTACACACACAGGTTATCCAGGTGAACCAGGAAGACCCTACAGTCCTAACGATGGACCTCCAGTCACCTCTACGCCTTATCCCAGCAGGGGCCGCTCGGTCTCGCCAGAAAGACCTCCCGTGACTAACGCCCCTCAACACATCACGTACGTGACCAACATAAGATCGAGCCATTCGGACTCACTGGAACGCGTCAGAAGGCCAAGGAATGACACCCTGCCCTTCCCCGACACTTCTCCAATTAAAGGAAGCAATGATGGCAAGATTCCACGCCGTGTCGACGACCTCATGACTTCCTTCTCGGATTCTGAG CATTACATTAGGCGCTCTGTGAATGAAATGACCTTAAGAAAACATTCCCCCATTCCAAGGAAAGATGAG GATGGTCCAGGCAATGGCCCAACTCCCAGAGGCCCACGACGTGACCCTGCTGACGAAGAACCACTCTTACCGCAGAACAACCAG ATTGCGGTGAGAGCAGAGGCTGATGCCAAGGCTGCAGCAGAAGCTACACAGAAGAGGGAACTCACCAAGAACAAAGCTGGACCCCCTGTTTACTATCCTCCTGGACATGAGCTATTCCATGAGACAATGCAT ACGATGACCCTGAAAGAGAGCGGACGCAGAGGTAAGGCCAAGTGGAGAATGGAACGTGCTTCAGGCTACAAGGAGAGTTCCTCGTCCTCGGAGACCAAAGGAGGCATGACGATGGTGCCGGTCTGCTTACCTCTGTGCTGTGGTGCTGCCTGTGTCCTCATGTAA